One genomic region from Athalia rosae chromosome 3, iyAthRosa1.1, whole genome shotgun sequence encodes:
- the LOC105691336 gene encoding mpv17-like protein 2: MGISSRVAHLGTLPRRRPLFFNAIVYGSLYTSAEFVQQTWTKNHTFKSPDQNHAPTIIAVADGPTAWPVASVQKLNKVLGLDQDAATIPGDYNWAQLKRFAIYGCLLAGPILHGWYRWLDAVYSGTSKKIVFKKLLVDQFVLTPALLAFFFISMNLMEGKSDILAECKAKFFAAFGIACIYWIPVQTLNFIIVPPAFRVLYVGVAAFCWVNILCYVKRQPQTNNTKGECVNGEIGE, translated from the exons ATGGGCATTTCTTCAAGAGTTGCCCATCTTGGGACTCTTCCTCGTAGAAGACCCTTGTTTTTTAATGCTATTGTCTACGGGTCTCTCTACACATCGGCAGAATTTGTTCAGCAGACTTGGACAAAAAATCACACG tTCAAATCACCTGACCAAAATCATGCCCCGACAATAATTGCCGTTGCCGATGGGCCTACCGCATGGCCTGTTGCGTCGGTTCAGAAATTGAATAAGGTATTGGGCCTCGACCAGGACGCAGCGACGATACCAGGAGATTACAATTGGGCCCAACTTAAAAGATTTGCAATCTACGGCTGCCTTTTAGCAGGCCCAATCTTACATGGATG GTACCGGTGGCTGGACGCTGTCTACAGTGGTACTTCcaagaaaattgttttcaagaAACTTCTAGTAGACCAATTTGTCTTGACGCCAGCATTGCTCGCCTTCTTTTTCATTA GCATGAACCTTATGGAAGGAAAATCAGACATCTTGGCGGAGTGTAaagcaaaatttttcgccgctTTCGGG ATTGCCTGCATTTATTGGATTCCTGTACAAACTTTGAACTTCATCATCGTTCCTCCTGCTTTTCGAGTGCTCTACGTCGGAGTCGCAGCCTTCTGTTGGGTTAATATTCTTTGCTACGTGAAACGCCAACCACAAACGAACAATACAAAAGGAGAATGTGTGAACGGTGAAAtaggggaataa
- the LOC105691401 gene encoding N-acetyltransferase 9-like protein, which produces MKVNEKTRLVGKNVILVPYTATHVQKYHEWMKSPELQHFTASEPLTLEQEYAMQKSWFEDEDKCTFIILDKSRYDKTHSEIDAMIGDTNLFFNNSDERGTAEAEIMIADEKSREKRMGWEAMILMLRYGFEKLKVNKYQVKISMDNEKSLRMFSKLKFHEVERSSVFQEITFTKDCEEDWIKWLVSETADAIRDENYE; this is translated from the exons ATGAAAGTGAACGAAAAGACCCGTCTTGTTGGCAAGAATGTTATTTTGGTACCGTATACAGCAACACATGTTCAGAA atacCATGAGTGGATGAAGTCCCCAGAACTGCAACACTTTACTGCGTCCGAACCGCTGACTTTGGAGCAGGAATATGCTATGCAAAAGAGTTGGTTCGAGGATGAAGAta AATGCACCTTTATCATTCTAGACAAAAGTCGATATGATAAAACGCATAGTGAAATTG ATGCTATGATTGGGgatacgaatttattttttaacaattcgGATGAGAGGGGTACTGCTGAGGCCGAAATTATGATAGCAGACGAGAAatccagagaaaaaagaatgggtTGGGAAGCTATGATACTAATGCTACGCTATG ggttcgaaaaattaaaggTGAACAAATACCAGGTAAAAATTTCGATGGACAATGAAAAGAGCCTAAGAATGTTTtctaaattaaaatttcatgaG GTAGAACGAAGTTCGGTATTTCAAGAAATCACTTTCACCAAGGACTGTGAAGAAGATTGGATAAAATGGCTGGTTTCCGAAACTGCAGATGCAATACGGGACGAAAATTATGAATGA
- the LOC105691400 gene encoding ecto-NOX disulfide-thiol exchanger 2, giving the protein MAYNFPGMPSTPMPPMGIGPMGPLGPMPGPQGFMELTAQTAMGPGFPPLPPQISIPGMNDSPLEFSTNKNQPPMARESTDDGNDRRSDKSDNRRDRDRERDRERENRDGGRRLRSDRGERRERERDRRDDRNDRDRRDERRTEERNNSISSHNSCNTNGSENPPSNTSTSGTSHTPNMGPQMDTPTGVWGMGVGYSMMGMGPMGPMGPMMSEMALGHHMGHGYGPMGMGMMPHDGAMLGAQMLGPEQIMTDAAAQIMSGALPPPPAGPQGTKEIIHCKSCTLFPPNPNAPPPTTRERPPGCRTIFVGGLPENITEAVIQEIFERCGEITTLRLSKKNFCHIRFVLEASVDAAIYLSGYRVRLGSSGDAANTGRLHVDFAQARDDQYEWECRQRQLQREQRHRERVEKERQRPPSSPPPVVHYTDHEASNICEKIKQDDSFMKAVQVVVTWLERGDCVKRNSNTFYSMIQSTNSHVRRLLTEKASYEEELHKAKELMKGKMQGLLIQFSQIERVFTAASHKKVWDHFTKAQRKNIEMWKKQSSEIKAVQLEDALMEGEGEMDVSDSEDEPQRKKTRSQSETNDDVEGLQNLKEENDSLRCQLEAYKNEVDLLKSETKADLDAKDKQMKMLQQTLKGMQEQLMQSKKQQVQDDQKIKDLTLKLNATKKDDPPESEIITLDKDDDVNEEPRPPKPPMLLPGCVQVNQKDAKLIGLIATFLHIHPFGASVDYVWSYLQKMEPGLRPNEVETLMQRFPQVFKQELSGIGANMERRWQFSGFNVYRTH; this is encoded by the exons ATGGCATATAATTTTCCGGGTATGCCATCCACACCAATGCCTCCTATGG GAATAGGACCAATGGGACCTCTAGGCCCAATGCCTGGCCCCCAAGGATTCATGGAATTGACCGCACAGACTGCGATGGGTCCAGGTTTCCCACCATTACCACCTCAGATATCTATTCCAGGGATGAATGATTCTCCTCTTGAGTTTAGTACAAACAAAAATCAACCTCCGATGGCCAGAGAGAGCACTGATGATGGTAATGATAGAAGAAGTGATAAAAGTGATAACAGAAGGgatagagatagagaaagggatcgagaaagagaaaaccgGGATGGTGGACgcag GTTGAGAAGTGACCGTGGAGAGAGGAGGGAGCGCGAAAGAGATAGGCGAGATGATAGAAATGATAGAGATAGGCGAGATGAACGGCGAActgaagaaagaaacaatTCAATTTCTAGTCACAATAGTTGCAATACTAATGGCAGTGAAAATCCTCCTTCAAATACCAGTACAAGCGGTACATCACACACTCCAAATATGGGTCCTCAAATGGATACTCCAACAGGAGTATGGGGTATGGGCGTAGGATATTCTATGATGGGGATGGGACCTATGGGTCCTATGGGTCCTATGATGAGTGAGATGGCTCTGGGACATCATATGGGCCATGGTTATGGACCAATGGGAATGGGAATGATGCCACATGATGGAGCGATGCTAGGGGCTCAGATGCTCGGTCCTGAGCAAATAATGACCGATGCTGCAGCACAGATAATGTCTGGAGCACTGCCACCTCCGCCAGCAGGACCTCaaggaacgaaagaaataattcattGTAAGAGCTGCACATTATTTCCACCAAACCCAAATGCTCCACCTCCAACTACAAGAGAAAGACCTCCCGGTTGCAGGACCATTTTTGTAGGAG GACTTCCGGAAAACATTACCGAGGCTGTTATTCAAGAAATATTCGAGCGTTGTGGTGAAATCACGACGTTGCGCCTATCGAAGAAGAACTTTTGCCATATCCGATTTGTCTTAGAGGCTAGTGTAGACGCAGCTATTTACCTGTCAGGGTACAGAGTCCGGCTTGGTTCTAGCGGAGATGCTGCTAATACCGGACGTCTTCATGTTGACTTTGCTCAG GCAAGGGATGATCAGTATGAGTGGGAGTGCAGACAAAGACAGTTGCAGAGAGAGCAACGTCACAGAGAGagggtagaaaaagaaaggcaAAGGCCACCTTCTAGTCCGCCACCTGTGGTCCACTACACAGATCACGAAGCATCTAAcatatgtgaaaaaattaagcaAGATGACTCATTTATGAAAGCTGTACAG GTGGTAGTAACTTGGTTGGAACGCGGTGACTGTGTGAAGCGCAACTCCAATACATTCTACTCAATGATTCAGTCGACTAATTCTCACGTCCGTCGGCTGCTCACGGAAAAGGCATCTTATGAGGAGGAACTCCATAAAGCCAAGGAATTAATGAAGGGCAAGATGCAAGGCCTGCTAATTCAAT TCAGTCAGATCGAACGTGTGTTCACGGCGGCGAGTCACAAGAAGGTCTGGGACCACTTCACCAAGGCTCAAAGGAAGAATATTGAGATGTGGAAGAAACAGTCTTCG GAAATAAAAGCAGTACAATTGGAAGATGCTTTGATGGAAGGTGAGGGCGAAATGGATGTTTCCGATTCGGAGGATGAGCCTCAGCGGAAAAAGACTCGCAGTCAATCCGAAACCAATGACGATGTCGAGGGGTTgcagaatttgaaagaagaaaatgatagTTTACGATGTCAACTAGAGGCATATAAAAATGAG GTGGATCTTTTGAAATCCGAAACTAAAGCAGACCTTGACGCAAAGGACAAGCAAATGAAAATGTTGCAACAAACGCTAAAGGGAATGCAAGAACAGCTCATGCAGTCTAAGAAGCAACAGGTGCAAGATgatcagaaaataaaagactTGACTTTAAAATTGAATGCCACGAAAAAAGACGATCCTCCagaaagtgaaataattacaTTGGACAAGGATGATGACGTTAATGAAGAACCCAGACCTCCCAAACCACCGATGCTACTTCCTGGCTGCGTACAAGTCAATCAAAAAGATGCCAAACTAATTG GCTTAATAGCAACGTTTCTACATATTCATCCATTTGGCGCTAGTGTGGATTACGTATGGTCCTATTTACAAAAGATGGAACCTGGGCTTAGGCCAAATGAAGTTGAAACACTCATGCAACGATTTCCACAAGTTTTCAAGCAAGAATTATCTGGCATTGGTGCAAACATGGAAAGGCGCTGGCAGTTCTCCGGCTTTAACGTTTACCGTACACATTGA